A region from the Acidobacteriota bacterium genome encodes:
- a CDS encoding TIGR00282 family metallophosphoesterase: MPVKNLRILFIGDVFGRPGREAVRGHLPQILEERRIDLCVANVENSAAGRGITPPLAHQFLEMGVEVLTSGNHVWDRKEILDYLDQEPRLLRPANYPPTTPGHGLFVGETRSHVPFAVINLQGRLFMPLTDCPFRVGEQLIDRLSPDVKVVLVDFHAEATAEKQAMGWYLDGKVSAVLGTHTHVATADERTLPKGTAYMTDVGMTGAHDSVIGVETDIIRSKFIDQLPARFGPAKQNVRINAVAVDIDPETGRAQGIERLSVRAESP, encoded by the coding sequence ATGCCCGTCAAGAATCTGCGGATCCTGTTTATTGGCGACGTCTTCGGAAGACCGGGACGAGAAGCCGTTCGAGGCCATCTTCCCCAGATTCTGGAGGAAAGACGGATCGACCTGTGCGTGGCCAACGTCGAAAACTCGGCCGCAGGACGCGGGATTACTCCGCCATTGGCCCACCAGTTTCTCGAAATGGGGGTAGAGGTGTTGACCTCCGGAAATCACGTGTGGGACCGGAAAGAGATCCTGGATTACCTGGACCAGGAGCCTAGGCTGCTGCGTCCGGCCAACTATCCGCCGACAACTCCGGGCCATGGCCTCTTTGTGGGTGAAACCCGGAGCCACGTCCCCTTTGCAGTGATCAATCTGCAGGGTCGGCTGTTCATGCCCCTCACCGATTGCCCGTTCCGTGTGGGCGAACAGCTTATCGACAGACTCTCGCCGGACGTCAAGGTAGTCCTGGTGGATTTCCACGCCGAAGCCACCGCGGAGAAGCAGGCGATGGGCTGGTATCTGGACGGCAAGGTTTCGGCCGTGTTGGGGACCCATACACATGTGGCCACCGCCGACGAGCGCACGCTCCCGAAGGGGACCGCCTACATGACCGATGTCGGCATGACCGGTGCCCACGACTCGGTCATCGGTGTCGAGACCGACATCATTCGATCCAAGTTCATCGACCAGTTGCCGGCACGCTTTGGGCCGGCCAAGCAGAACGTCAGGATCAATGCGGTTGCGGTCGATATCGATCCGGAGACCGGCCGGGCTCAGGGAATCGAGAGACTTTCGGTAAGGGCGGAGTCCCCTTAA
- a CDS encoding cell division protein ZapA yields the protein MQSENEVRRVEICDRVYAVTGAIDGDYLERLSAYVDGKMREIQESSRTVDTVKVAVMAALNIADELFQQRDQAERSDAALADKSSRCSDMLDAFLPE from the coding sequence ATGCAAAGCGAAAATGAGGTCAGGCGGGTTGAGATCTGCGATCGGGTTTACGCTGTCACCGGGGCCATCGACGGAGACTACCTGGAGCGGCTTTCGGCTTATGTCGACGGAAAAATGCGAGAAATCCAGGAGTCCAGTCGAACCGTCGATACCGTCAAGGTAGCCGTGATGGCGGCGCTGAATATTGCCGATGAGCTGTTTCAGCAACGGGATCAGGCCGAGCGGTCAGACGCCGCTCTCGCCGACAAGAGCAGCCGCTGCTCCGATATGCTGGACGCGTTCCTTCCCGAATGA
- the pheT gene encoding phenylalanine--tRNA ligase subunit beta: MIVSYRWLGEMVDFDAGPDRLAADLTNCGVVAEVIESGSSDTLLELELTTNRPDCLGHRGVAREIATLYGKTLRTRQVELSECRPSTSSQASVEIESPRQCRRYSARLIRGVRVGPSPDWLCQRLDSLDIRPINNIVDATNYVLMECGHPTHAFDLSRIDAARIVVREARNGERLVTLDGVEHRLREGMLLIADPVKPLALAGVMGGLVSEIGSGTRDVLVESAWFDPVSVRKTSKALGIHTEASHRFERGADLEATLPAANRAAQLIQELAGGEVLQGPIDNYPGVLQRPPVLLRRSRLARLLGLEIDGDEVERILNSLQFRILDSGPEGWRVHLPTSRLDVDREIDLVEEIARHHGYGNLPSTLPAWQGGAQRRQDHRVEKTVTERLLHLGYSQTLTYPLVDAREDLKFGAKPAISVLNPISSETGVMRTSLLPGLLASLSWNYNRGIRSLKVFEIGKVYGWVQPQQSGEQSRVGLLVTGNLEEKTVHGAAKAYSLFDLKGDIETLLEPSTPGKEDVRFEACDKLDSHWSSVAAGQIRLGDAELGSFGKLDPGICSDHKIGQPVFAAEIELNQLHPLWRSEPRAKRIPRFPAIQRDLSIVVDGDVSYGDIESAIRGTRIRELHSIFPFDLYRGGRLPHGKKGISIRLVYQRLDRTLVEEDANRFDQAVLASLRDRFGAQLRG, translated from the coding sequence ATGATCGTTAGCTATCGCTGGCTTGGAGAAATGGTGGATTTCGACGCCGGACCCGATCGGCTGGCGGCGGATTTGACCAATTGCGGCGTGGTGGCCGAGGTCATCGAATCCGGATCCTCGGACACTCTCCTGGAGCTCGAGCTGACCACCAATCGACCGGATTGTCTGGGTCACCGGGGCGTCGCCAGAGAGATTGCCACTCTCTATGGCAAGACCCTTCGGACAAGGCAGGTCGAGTTGTCCGAATGCCGGCCGTCGACCTCCAGTCAGGCCTCGGTCGAGATCGAATCGCCCCGACAGTGTCGCCGCTACTCGGCGCGGTTGATTCGGGGGGTTCGGGTCGGGCCCTCTCCGGATTGGCTGTGCCAAAGGCTGGATTCCCTGGATATTCGTCCCATCAACAACATAGTCGATGCCACCAACTACGTGCTGATGGAGTGTGGCCATCCGACCCATGCCTTCGATCTGTCCAGGATTGACGCCGCGCGAATCGTGGTGCGAGAGGCGCGCAACGGCGAGCGCCTGGTGACTCTCGACGGGGTTGAGCACCGTTTGAGGGAGGGGATGCTGCTCATTGCCGACCCGGTAAAGCCTCTGGCCCTGGCCGGAGTCATGGGAGGACTGGTTAGCGAAATCGGCTCTGGCACCAGAGATGTATTGGTGGAAAGCGCCTGGTTCGATCCCGTTTCGGTTCGAAAGACCTCCAAGGCCCTGGGAATCCATACGGAGGCCTCTCATCGGTTCGAACGGGGAGCAGACCTGGAAGCGACCCTGCCCGCCGCCAACCGAGCCGCCCAACTGATTCAGGAACTGGCCGGCGGAGAAGTCCTGCAGGGACCCATCGACAACTATCCCGGCGTCTTGCAGAGGCCTCCGGTGCTGCTTCGCCGGTCGCGCCTGGCCAGACTCCTGGGTCTGGAAATTGACGGCGACGAGGTTGAGAGGATCCTCAACTCCCTGCAGTTCAGGATTCTCGACAGTGGGCCCGAAGGCTGGAGGGTTCACCTCCCGACCTCCAGGCTGGATGTGGACCGGGAGATCGACCTGGTCGAGGAGATTGCTCGTCACCACGGTTACGGAAACCTGCCCTCCACGCTGCCGGCCTGGCAGGGCGGCGCCCAGCGCCGCCAGGATCACCGAGTCGAAAAGACCGTGACCGAGCGCTTGTTGCACCTGGGATATTCTCAAACACTGACCTATCCCCTGGTGGATGCGAGGGAGGATCTCAAATTCGGCGCCAAGCCGGCGATTTCGGTGTTGAATCCAATTTCCTCCGAGACGGGAGTCATGAGAACCTCGCTCTTGCCGGGGCTCTTGGCTTCGCTGTCGTGGAATTACAATCGCGGTATTCGAAGCCTCAAGGTCTTTGAGATAGGAAAAGTCTACGGTTGGGTTCAGCCGCAACAGTCTGGAGAGCAATCCAGGGTGGGGCTGCTGGTGACAGGCAACCTGGAGGAAAAAACGGTTCACGGCGCCGCCAAGGCTTACTCGCTCTTTGACCTCAAGGGGGATATCGAGACTCTGTTGGAGCCGTCGACACCTGGCAAGGAGGATGTTCGGTTTGAAGCTTGCGACAAGTTGGATTCCCACTGGAGTTCGGTTGCTGCCGGACAAATCCGGCTCGGGGATGCGGAGCTGGGCAGTTTCGGTAAACTGGATCCCGGCATTTGTTCGGACCACAAGATTGGACAGCCGGTGTTTGCGGCTGAAATCGAGTTGAACCAACTCCATCCACTGTGGCGTTCCGAACCCAGAGCCAAGCGAATTCCGCGTTTCCCTGCCATTCAGAGGGACCTCTCCATTGTGGTGGATGGTGACGTTAGCTATGGGGACATTGAATCGGCTATTCGGGGCACTCGAATCCGGGAGCTCCATTCGATATTTCCGTTTGACCTGTATCGGGGAGGTCGATTGCCGCACGGCAAGAAGGGAATATCGATCCGACTCGTTTACCAGAGGCTGGATCGAACGCTGGTGGAGGAAGATGCCAATCGATTCGACCAAGCGGTGTTGGCCAGCCTGAGAGACAGGTTCGGTGCACAGCTAAGGGGATGA
- the pheS gene encoding phenylalanine--tRNA ligase subunit alpha translates to MLEKLAALKQSFDADLAEARSGQQLSLLRDRYLGRKGGQLTLLMKGLKSLAVADRKEVGRSLNQFKARIETAMETARQRIESESIRQETARVTLDLTLPGKRRGLGHLHPLTRVRRDIEEIFCSIGYSVADGPEIETTYYNFEALNIPEDHPARDEGDTFYVSESLLLRTHTSPVQIRTMERLNPPLRIICPGTVYRRDTPDATHSPVFQQVEGLAVDEHLTFRDFKGTMEYFLKAFFSDGTRVRFRPSYFGFTEPSAEVDISCTFCSGGRCRVCKQTGWIEVLGAGMVDPEVFRHVGIDSERYTGFAFGVGIERFAMIKYGVENIQHFYQNDLRFLRQF, encoded by the coding sequence ATGTTGGAGAAGCTGGCCGCGTTGAAACAGTCCTTCGATGCCGATTTGGCGGAAGCCAGATCCGGGCAACAGCTTTCATTGCTGCGAGATCGATACCTGGGCCGCAAGGGAGGGCAGTTGACTCTGCTGATGAAGGGACTCAAGTCTCTTGCCGTGGCCGATCGAAAAGAGGTCGGGCGCAGCCTGAACCAGTTCAAGGCCAGGATCGAGACCGCCATGGAGACCGCCAGACAAAGGATCGAGTCGGAGTCGATCCGGCAGGAGACGGCCAGGGTCACCCTCGACCTGACACTCCCGGGCAAGCGGCGCGGGCTCGGCCACCTGCACCCACTGACCCGTGTGCGGCGCGACATCGAGGAAATCTTTTGTTCCATCGGCTATTCGGTTGCGGACGGACCGGAAATAGAGACCACCTATTACAACTTCGAGGCTTTGAATATTCCCGAGGATCATCCCGCCAGAGACGAGGGAGACACCTTCTACGTTTCGGAAAGCCTGTTGTTGAGGACCCACACCTCGCCCGTGCAGATTCGGACTATGGAACGGCTGAATCCACCGCTCCGCATCATCTGTCCGGGTACTGTCTATCGAAGGGACACTCCCGATGCCACCCATTCCCCTGTCTTTCAGCAGGTTGAGGGTCTGGCCGTGGATGAGCACCTCACCTTCCGGGATTTCAAGGGGACGATGGAGTATTTTCTGAAGGCCTTCTTCAGTGATGGAACCCGGGTCCGCTTTCGTCCCAGTTACTTCGGCTTTACCGAGCCCAGCGCCGAGGTGGATATCTCCTGCACGTTCTGTTCGGGCGGCAGGTGCCGCGTCTGCAAGCAAACCGGTTGGATCGAGGTATTGGGAGCAGGTATGGTGGATCCCGAAGTGTTCCGCCACGTGGGTATCGACTCTGAACGCTATACCGGATTTGCCTTCGGCGTCGGCATTGAGCGCTTTGCCATGATCAAGTATGGGGTCGAAAACATTCAGCACTTCTATCAGAATGATTTGCGGTTTCTACGGCAGTTCTAG
- the rplT gene encoding 50S ribosomal protein L20 codes for MARVTRGAGRRNRRRKLLKASSGFRGTKSKLFHSARESVDRALRFAARDRRVRKRDFRALWIVRISAAARLNGLSYSRLIHGLKQSGIELDRKVLADLAVNDPAMFAKLAETAKQAAAA; via the coding sequence GTGGCAAGAGTCACGCGAGGCGCCGGACGGAGAAACCGAAGGCGTAAGCTCCTCAAGGCCTCTTCGGGATTTCGAGGCACCAAGAGCAAGCTTTTTCATTCCGCCAGGGAATCGGTCGATCGGGCGTTGAGATTTGCCGCCCGCGACAGGCGGGTGCGCAAAAGAGATTTCAGGGCCTTGTGGATCGTGCGCATTTCGGCGGCGGCCAGGCTCAACGGGCTTTCCTACAGCAGGCTGATACACGGCTTGAAGCAGTCGGGCATTGAGCTGGACCGCAAGGTTCTGGCCGACTTGGCGGTGAACGATCCGGCCATGTTTGCCAAGTTGGCCGAGACCGCCAAACAGGCGGCAGCCGCATAG
- the rpmI gene encoding 50S ribosomal protein L35, whose translation MPKLKTHRGAKKRFKLTASGKIKRGHSHARHILTKKTTKRKRKLDQSDLVSRSDLSKVKKMLPYAS comes from the coding sequence GTGCCCAAGCTAAAAACTCATCGCGGAGCCAAGAAGCGGTTCAAGCTGACCGCCAGTGGCAAAATCAAGCGGGGTCATTCCCACGCCCGCCACATCTTGACCAAGAAGACAACCAAGCGAAAACGCAAGCTCGACCAGTCGGACCTGGTGAGCCGCAGCGATCTGTCAAAGGTCAAAAAAATGTTGCCCTACGCCTCCTGA
- the infC gene encoding translation initiation factor IF-3, with translation MRVNINDRIRAREIRVIDVDGQQLGVMPPADALKVAKAKELDLVEISATAKPPVCRIMNYGKYLYQLKKKAHEAKKHQKMIHVKEVKFRPKTDNHDYEFKKKNILRFLEDGDKVKASVNFRGREMAHKSIGRQLILRLIEDVGEQGSVEGNPKMEGNHMFVIFAGKK, from the coding sequence ATCCGCGTCAACATCAATGATCGCATTCGGGCCAGAGAAATTCGGGTGATTGATGTGGACGGCCAGCAACTCGGTGTTATGCCTCCGGCGGATGCACTGAAGGTGGCCAAAGCAAAAGAGCTGGACCTGGTTGAGATTTCCGCCACGGCCAAACCCCCGGTCTGCCGTATCATGAATTACGGCAAGTACCTGTACCAGCTCAAGAAGAAGGCGCACGAGGCCAAGAAGCACCAGAAGATGATCCACGTCAAGGAGGTCAAGTTTCGTCCCAAGACCGACAATCACGACTACGAGTTCAAGAAGAAGAACATCCTTCGCTTCCTGGAAGACGGAGACAAGGTAAAGGCGTCGGTCAATTTTCGGGGTCGGGAAATGGCGCACAAGAGCATTGGACGCCAGTTGATTCTCCGCCTGATCGAGGACGTCGGCGAGCAGGGTTCGGTTGAGGGAAATCCGAAAATGGAAGGCAACCACATGTTCGTCATTTTTGCAGGCAAAAAGTAG
- the thrS gene encoding threonine--tRNA ligase: protein MSQITVTLPDGSRKDFDSGVTVLDVARSIGSRLARAALVGKVDGQLVDLTARLDSDASVTILTERDPEALQVYRHSSAHLLALAVIELFPGTQLGIGPPIENGFYYDFQRDAPFTAEELESIEQRMLELVRADYPFERQWMDKAEGLEWFRKQGADLKCELIQDRAGERFSCYKVGSLIDFCRGPHIPSLGRIKALKLLSVAGAYWKGDETNQQLQRIYGTSFYDKKQLALYLHQLEEAKKRDHRRIGKELDLFSLQEEAGPGLVFWHPNGALIRNEIEDFWRQQHLSGGYQFVYTPHIAKKDLWRTSGHVDFYLQSMYSAMEVDEVDYQLKPMNCPFHILIYKNQLRSYRDLPLRWAETGTVYRYERSGVLQGLLRVRGFTQDDAHIFCQSEKIEEEILGVLDFTLSLLRSFGFSDLEVFLSTRPEKYVGSVEDWDVSTEALRRAVEARGLEYSTDEGGGAFYGPKIDLKIKDAIGRSWQCTTIQFDFNLPERFDLSYVGEDGKLHRPYMVHRALLGSMERFFGILIEHYAGAFPLWLAPVQVVVLPISQRHAEAASTLESRLVQEKFRVKSDLRNEKVNAKIRRAQVEKVPFMVILGDRELEQGTLSVRNRFDGDLGSFSFEKFLDLIQDLRDKKAVRP, encoded by the coding sequence ATGAGCCAGATTACAGTGACACTGCCGGACGGCAGCCGGAAGGATTTCGATTCTGGAGTAACCGTTTTGGACGTGGCCCGGTCCATCGGGTCCCGCCTGGCGCGAGCGGCCCTGGTGGGCAAGGTGGATGGCCAACTGGTGGACTTGACCGCCAGGCTGGACAGTGACGCCTCGGTCACCATCCTGACCGAGCGGGACCCGGAGGCCCTGCAGGTATATCGTCACAGCAGCGCCCACCTGTTGGCGCTGGCGGTCATTGAACTGTTTCCGGGAACCCAGCTGGGTATCGGACCACCCATCGAGAACGGCTTCTACTACGATTTTCAGCGGGATGCTCCTTTTACGGCGGAGGAACTGGAGAGCATCGAGCAGCGGATGTTGGAGCTGGTGAGGGCCGACTACCCCTTTGAACGACAATGGATGGACAAGGCGGAGGGGTTGGAATGGTTCCGGAAGCAGGGAGCCGACCTCAAATGCGAGTTGATCCAGGACAGGGCCGGGGAACGCTTTTCCTGCTACAAGGTCGGAAGCCTCATCGATTTCTGCAGGGGACCTCACATCCCATCCCTGGGCAGGATCAAGGCGTTGAAGCTGTTGTCGGTGGCCGGGGCCTATTGGAAGGGTGACGAGACCAACCAGCAGCTCCAGCGAATCTATGGAACCTCGTTCTACGACAAGAAGCAGCTCGCCCTCTATCTCCATCAACTGGAGGAGGCCAAGAAGCGCGATCACCGCCGCATCGGCAAGGAGTTGGACCTCTTCAGCCTGCAGGAGGAAGCAGGCCCGGGCCTGGTCTTCTGGCACCCCAATGGAGCCTTGATTCGCAACGAGATCGAAGATTTCTGGCGCCAGCAACATCTCAGCGGTGGCTACCAATTCGTGTACACCCCCCATATCGCCAAGAAGGACTTGTGGCGCACCAGCGGGCACGTCGACTTCTATCTACAGAGCATGTATTCGGCGATGGAAGTGGACGAGGTGGACTATCAGCTCAAGCCCATGAACTGCCCGTTCCATATCCTCATCTACAAGAATCAGTTGCGGAGCTATCGCGACCTTCCGTTGCGGTGGGCTGAAACCGGAACCGTGTATCGGTACGAACGTTCGGGTGTGCTGCAGGGTTTGCTGCGGGTGCGGGGATTCACTCAGGACGACGCCCACATCTTTTGCCAGTCAGAGAAGATCGAAGAGGAAATCCTGGGCGTGCTGGACTTCACCCTGTCGCTGCTGCGCAGTTTCGGCTTCAGCGACCTTGAGGTCTTTCTGTCGACGCGGCCCGAGAAGTACGTCGGGTCGGTCGAAGACTGGGACGTCTCCACCGAGGCCCTGCGCAGAGCCGTGGAGGCGCGAGGACTGGAGTACAGCACCGACGAAGGAGGAGGCGCATTTTATGGGCCCAAGATCGACCTGAAGATCAAGGATGCCATCGGTCGTTCCTGGCAGTGCACCACCATTCAGTTCGATTTCAATCTTCCGGAGCGCTTCGATCTCTCCTATGTGGGAGAAGACGGAAAATTGCACCGTCCCTACATGGTTCACCGCGCCCTGCTGGGGTCCATGGAACGGTTCTTCGGGATATTGATTGAACATTACGCCGGCGCGTTTCCACTGTGGCTGGCCCCAGTCCAGGTCGTTGTTCTGCCAATCAGCCAGCGACACGCGGAAGCGGCCTCGACCCTCGAATCCAGGCTGGTTCAAGAGAAGTTTCGGGTCAAGAGCGACCTGCGGAACGAGAAGGTGAACGCCAAGATCCGGAGAGCTCAAGTTGAGAAAGTACCCTTCATGGTTATCTTGGGAGACAGGGAGTTGGAGCAGGGTACACTTTCGGTCAGGAACCGGTTTGACGGCGATCTCGGTTCTTTTTCCTTTGAAAAATTTCTGGATTTGATTCAGGATTTACGGGACAAGAAGGCAGTGCGGCCCTAG
- a CDS encoding long-chain-fatty-acid--CoA ligase, which produces MNVPLTPLMFLRRSVKLHPDKTAVVCGARRFSYRQFSGRIHRLSRFLASLGVKPGTVVAYLSRNSHRLLEAYYGVVQTGAIFLPLNMRLTAGDFRYILNHSEARLLLMEEEFLPLIAEVRKELLDLQGYVLLDGEPSLSWLNPLGYEQAIEEYSPEPFPETIRDEDAVAELFYTSGTTARPKGVMLTHRNLYLHAQSVVFALQNREADVQLHTIPLFHANGWGATHSITCVGGTHVMLRHFRPKTVLELIQNEGVTSLNLVPTMATLLLNSQAIPNYRLDSLRLVHLGGSSVPPDMVRQLEAAFGCECSCGYGLTETSPVLTVSLLKSHLREDGEARYRRAAMTGLELPGSEVRVVDPRGQDVVADGETVGEIVARSNVVMKGYWKQPEETAKVLKQGWLHTGDLATVDAEGYLMIVDRKKDIIVRGGENISSIEIEKTLFSHPDVLECAVIAAPDPKWGESPKALVVPREGTDLSEQALKQYCRQKLAAYKVPSSVEFLTSLPKGGTGKIQKKALRERFLRNNGKGVPQGG; this is translated from the coding sequence ATGAATGTCCCACTCACCCCACTGATGTTCCTTCGCCGTTCGGTGAAGCTCCACCCCGACAAGACCGCGGTGGTCTGCGGAGCCCGGCGCTTCAGCTACCGCCAGTTCAGCGGGAGAATCCACCGATTGTCCCGCTTCCTGGCGTCTCTGGGCGTCAAGCCCGGAACGGTAGTGGCCTATCTCAGCCGCAATTCTCACCGGCTCCTGGAAGCCTACTACGGGGTGGTACAGACCGGCGCCATCTTTCTCCCTCTCAACATGCGCCTCACTGCCGGGGATTTTCGTTACATCCTCAACCATTCCGAGGCGCGGCTGCTGCTGATGGAAGAGGAGTTCCTCCCCCTGATCGCGGAGGTTCGCAAAGAGTTGCTCGACCTCCAAGGCTATGTCCTTCTGGATGGAGAGCCATCCCTTTCCTGGCTTAACCCCCTCGGCTACGAGCAGGCTATCGAGGAGTACAGTCCGGAACCCTTCCCCGAAACCATTCGGGACGAGGATGCGGTTGCCGAGCTGTTCTACACCAGTGGGACCACGGCCCGGCCCAAGGGAGTGATGCTGACCCACCGCAATCTCTACCTGCACGCCCAGAGTGTCGTCTTCGCTCTTCAGAACCGGGAAGCCGACGTGCAACTGCACACCATTCCACTGTTCCATGCCAACGGGTGGGGCGCCACCCACAGCATCACCTGCGTCGGCGGGACCCACGTCATGTTGCGTCATTTCCGTCCCAAGACCGTGTTGGAACTGATCCAGAACGAAGGGGTAACTTCGCTCAACCTGGTCCCGACCATGGCCACCCTGCTGCTCAACTCCCAAGCCATCCCCAACTACCGTCTCGACAGCCTCCGACTGGTCCATCTGGGAGGATCTTCCGTCCCCCCGGACATGGTCCGCCAACTGGAAGCTGCTTTCGGATGCGAGTGCAGTTGCGGCTACGGCTTGACCGAAACCTCGCCCGTCCTGACGGTTTCCCTGCTCAAGTCGCACCTGCGGGAGGATGGCGAAGCCCGCTATCGGCGGGCAGCCATGACCGGGCTGGAACTGCCGGGCAGCGAAGTCAGGGTGGTCGACCCGCGGGGACAGGACGTGGTCGCCGACGGAGAGACGGTAGGGGAAATCGTGGCCAGAAGCAACGTGGTCATGAAAGGGTATTGGAAGCAACCCGAGGAAACAGCCAAGGTATTGAAGCAGGGATGGCTTCACACCGGCGACCTGGCCACGGTGGATGCGGAAGGCTACCTCATGATCGTGGACCGCAAGAAGGACATTATTGTGCGAGGAGGCGAGAACATCTCCTCCATCGAGATCGAGAAGACACTCTTCTCCCATCCGGACGTGCTGGAGTGCGCCGTCATTGCAGCCCCGGATCCCAAATGGGGCGAATCGCCCAAGGCCCTGGTGGTCCCCAGGGAAGGAACCGACCTCTCCGAACAGGCACTGAAGCAGTATTGCCGCCAAAAGCTGGCCGCCTACAAGGTGCCCTCCAGCGTGGAGTTCCTGACCAGCCTGCCCAAGGGGGGAACGGGGAAAATTCAGAAAAAGGCGCTGCGCGAACGCTTTCTGCGGAACAATGGGAAGGGTGTCCCGCAAGGGGGATGA
- a CDS encoding SDR family oxidoreductase → MRILVTGGAGLIGSHLCDSLLAQGHEVVCLDNYFTGSKKNIFHLLDSKNFEILRHDIINPVDIEVEQIYNLACPASPVFYQFNPVRTIQANVLGVTNMLELAKRTRARILQASTSEVYGDPRVHPQPEDYWGNVNPIGVRACYDEGKRVAETLMMDYGRQDRVDIRIVRIFNTYGPRMAVNDGRVVSNFIVQALKGEDLRINGNGLQTRSFCFVSDLVRGLVGMMNQDDFRGPVNLGNPRELTILDLARKTIQLTESSASIVHGEAASDDPVRRQPDIALARQKLRWEPTIDIDEGLELTIPYFRQQFTS, encoded by the coding sequence ATGAGGATACTGGTTACCGGCGGCGCCGGTCTGATCGGATCGCATCTGTGCGATTCCCTGCTTGCCCAGGGCCACGAAGTCGTCTGCCTGGACAACTACTTTACCGGCTCCAAGAAAAACATTTTTCACCTGCTGGACTCCAAGAACTTTGAAATTCTGCGCCACGATATCATCAATCCCGTCGACATCGAGGTCGAGCAGATCTACAACCTGGCCTGTCCCGCCTCTCCGGTCTTCTACCAGTTCAATCCCGTCAGGACCATCCAGGCCAACGTCCTGGGAGTGACCAACATGCTGGAACTGGCCAAGCGGACCCGGGCCAGAATCCTGCAGGCGTCGACCTCGGAAGTCTACGGGGACCCCCGCGTTCATCCCCAGCCCGAGGACTACTGGGGCAACGTGAACCCCATTGGAGTCCGTGCCTGCTACGACGAAGGCAAGCGGGTGGCGGAAACCCTGATGATGGACTATGGGCGTCAGGACCGGGTCGACATCCGCATCGTCAGAATCTTCAACACCTACGGTCCCCGGATGGCGGTCAATGACGGGAGGGTGGTGAGCAACTTCATCGTCCAGGCGCTGAAGGGGGAAGACCTGCGGATCAACGGCAACGGACTGCAGACCCGCTCCTTCTGCTTCGTCTCGGATCTGGTTCGAGGTCTGGTCGGCATGATGAACCAGGATGACTTCCGCGGGCCTGTCAACCTGGGGAACCCCCGGGAGCTGACCATTCTCGATCTGGCCAGGAAGACCATTCAATTGACGGAATCTTCCGCCAGCATCGTCCACGGGGAGGCAGCCTCGGACGACCCCGTTCGCCGGCAGCCCGACATCGCTCTGGCCAGGCAAAAACTGCGCTGGGAGCCGACCATCGACATCGATGAGGGGCTGGAGCTGACCATTCCCTATTTCCGGCAGCAGTTCACTTCATAG